Proteins from a single region of Corylus avellana chromosome ca11, CavTom2PMs-1.0:
- the LOC132165887 gene encoding uncharacterized protein LOC132165887 isoform X2 encodes MPALDAFDSFLFSLSRAFCSPFAVFVQIQGCLICLILAFGWACAAYVRNRQIKQMKDSMRHGNSFSFLCCDVNELEHSNQVNLPRVSVVMPLKGFGEHNLHNWRSQDEVEAKVLVAGLSTTCSQKIHNQLVGVDKMHKDTKYVLFLDDDVRLHPGSIGALTAEMEKNPDIFIQTGYPLDLPSGSLGSYCIYEYHMPCSMGFATGGKTFFLWGGCMMMHADDFRLDRYGVVSGLRDGGYSDDMTLAAIAGAHKRLITSPPVAVFPHPLASDLTFPRYWNYLRKQTFVLESYTTKVNWIMNRALFTTHCYLSWGFVAPYFMSMIHITAALRIYIKGYSLEETALTSGGLLLVCCLATCTAIELLSMWNLTRIEVQLCNMLSPEAPKLSLASYNWTLVFIAMVVDNFLYPVSAMRSHFSQSINWSGIRYHLRNGKIYKIERSKDKGPVFTDLGGKNLYGKKGAPPKASFLSSLARSMSQWHQPKKYDV; translated from the exons ATGCCTGCATTGGACGCTTTCGATTCGTTCCTCTTCTCTCTAAGCAGAGCCTTCTGTAGTCCTTTCGCCGTCTTCGTTCAGATCCAG GGATGTCTAATCTGCTTAATTCTTGCTTTTGGGTGGGCTTGTGCGGCTTATGTCAG GAATAGGCAGATCAAACAGATGAAGGACAGTATGCGACATGGCaatagcttttcttttctttgttgtgaTGTTAATGAACTTGAGCACTCTAATCAGGTTAACCTGCCTAGAGTTTCAGTTGTTATGCCTTTAAAGGGTTTTGGAGAACACAATCTACACAATTGGAGAAGTCAG GATGAAGTTGAGGCTAAGGTTCTTGTAGCTGGTTTGTCAACAACTTGTAGTCAAAAAATTCATAATCAGTTG GTTGGAGTGGATAAAATGCATAAGGACACCAAGTATGTGTTATTCTTGGATGATGATGTTAGGCTTCACCCTGGTTCAATTGGAGCCCTCACTGCTGAGATGGAAAAGAATCCTGAT ATATTTATTCAAACTGGATACCCTCTTGATTTACCTTCAGGAAGTTTAGGGAGTTACTGCATCTATGAATATCACATG CCTTGTTCAATGGGATTTGCTACTGGTGGAAAAACATTCTTTTTGTGGGGAGGGTGCATGATG ATGCATGCTGATGATTTTAGACTTGATCGCTATGGTGTGGTCTCGGGACTTCGAGATGGTGGATACTCCGATGATATGACTCTTGCTGCTATAGCTG GGGCACATAAGAGGCTTATAACATCACCTCCAGTTGCGGTATTTCCTCATCCCCTTGCAAGCGATCTTACTTTCCCAAG GTATTGGAATTACTTGAGGAAGCAAACGTTTGTTTTAGAGTCCTACACAACGAAGGTTAATTGGATAATGAATCGTGCATTGTTTACTACCCACTGCTACCTGTCATGGGGATTTGTAGCACCATACTTTATGTCTATGATTCATATCACTGCAGCACTTAGAATTTACATTAAAGGGTATTCACTGGAGGAAACTGCCTTGACTTCTGGTG GGTTATTACTGGTATGCTGCCTAGCTACATGCACTGCTATAGAACTTCTTTCAATGTGGAACTTGACAAGAATAGAAGTTCAACTATGCAACATGTTATCTCCTGAGGCACCCAAACTCTCTCTTGCTTCTTACAACTGGACTCTT GTATTCATTGCGATGGTCGTGGATAACTTTCTATACCCTGTTTCTGCGATGCGTTCTCATTTTTCTCAGTCTATCAATTGGTCTGGTATCCGGTACCATTTGAGGAATGGAAAGATATACAAG ATTGAAAGAAGCAAGGATAAGGGGCCAGTTTTTACGGACTTGGGAGGGAAGAATTTATATGGGAAAAAAGGAGCTCCTCCCAAAGCCTCATTCCTCAGCTCATTGGCCAGAAGTATGTCGCAATGGCACCAGCCAAAGAAATATGATGTCTAG
- the LOC132165887 gene encoding uncharacterized protein LOC132165887 isoform X1: MPALDAFDSFLFSLSRAFCSPFAVFVQIQGCLICLILAFGWACAAYVRNRQIKQMKDSMRHGNSFSFLCCDVNELEHSNQVNLPRVSVVMPLKGFGEHNLHNWRSQITSLYGGPLEFLFVVESTEDPAYHAVSLLISDFKDEVEAKVLVAGLSTTCSQKIHNQLVGVDKMHKDTKYVLFLDDDVRLHPGSIGALTAEMEKNPDIFIQTGYPLDLPSGSLGSYCIYEYHMPCSMGFATGGKTFFLWGGCMMMHADDFRLDRYGVVSGLRDGGYSDDMTLAAIAGAHKRLITSPPVAVFPHPLASDLTFPRYWNYLRKQTFVLESYTTKVNWIMNRALFTTHCYLSWGFVAPYFMSMIHITAALRIYIKGYSLEETALTSGGLLLVCCLATCTAIELLSMWNLTRIEVQLCNMLSPEAPKLSLASYNWTLVFIAMVVDNFLYPVSAMRSHFSQSINWSGIRYHLRNGKIYKIERSKDKGPVFTDLGGKNLYGKKGAPPKASFLSSLARSMSQWHQPKKYDV; this comes from the exons ATGCCTGCATTGGACGCTTTCGATTCGTTCCTCTTCTCTCTAAGCAGAGCCTTCTGTAGTCCTTTCGCCGTCTTCGTTCAGATCCAG GGATGTCTAATCTGCTTAATTCTTGCTTTTGGGTGGGCTTGTGCGGCTTATGTCAG GAATAGGCAGATCAAACAGATGAAGGACAGTATGCGACATGGCaatagcttttcttttctttgttgtgaTGTTAATGAACTTGAGCACTCTAATCAGGTTAACCTGCCTAGAGTTTCAGTTGTTATGCCTTTAAAGGGTTTTGGAGAACACAATCTACACAATTGGAGAAGTCAG ATCACGTCTCTTTATGGTGGTCCTttagaatttctttttgtgGTGGAAAGTACAGAAGATCCTGCTTACCATGCTGTATCTTTGTTAATATCAGATTTTAAG GATGAAGTTGAGGCTAAGGTTCTTGTAGCTGGTTTGTCAACAACTTGTAGTCAAAAAATTCATAATCAGTTG GTTGGAGTGGATAAAATGCATAAGGACACCAAGTATGTGTTATTCTTGGATGATGATGTTAGGCTTCACCCTGGTTCAATTGGAGCCCTCACTGCTGAGATGGAAAAGAATCCTGAT ATATTTATTCAAACTGGATACCCTCTTGATTTACCTTCAGGAAGTTTAGGGAGTTACTGCATCTATGAATATCACATG CCTTGTTCAATGGGATTTGCTACTGGTGGAAAAACATTCTTTTTGTGGGGAGGGTGCATGATG ATGCATGCTGATGATTTTAGACTTGATCGCTATGGTGTGGTCTCGGGACTTCGAGATGGTGGATACTCCGATGATATGACTCTTGCTGCTATAGCTG GGGCACATAAGAGGCTTATAACATCACCTCCAGTTGCGGTATTTCCTCATCCCCTTGCAAGCGATCTTACTTTCCCAAG GTATTGGAATTACTTGAGGAAGCAAACGTTTGTTTTAGAGTCCTACACAACGAAGGTTAATTGGATAATGAATCGTGCATTGTTTACTACCCACTGCTACCTGTCATGGGGATTTGTAGCACCATACTTTATGTCTATGATTCATATCACTGCAGCACTTAGAATTTACATTAAAGGGTATTCACTGGAGGAAACTGCCTTGACTTCTGGTG GGTTATTACTGGTATGCTGCCTAGCTACATGCACTGCTATAGAACTTCTTTCAATGTGGAACTTGACAAGAATAGAAGTTCAACTATGCAACATGTTATCTCCTGAGGCACCCAAACTCTCTCTTGCTTCTTACAACTGGACTCTT GTATTCATTGCGATGGTCGTGGATAACTTTCTATACCCTGTTTCTGCGATGCGTTCTCATTTTTCTCAGTCTATCAATTGGTCTGGTATCCGGTACCATTTGAGGAATGGAAAGATATACAAG ATTGAAAGAAGCAAGGATAAGGGGCCAGTTTTTACGGACTTGGGAGGGAAGAATTTATATGGGAAAAAAGGAGCTCCTCCCAAAGCCTCATTCCTCAGCTCATTGGCCAGAAGTATGTCGCAATGGCACCAGCCAAAGAAATATGATGTCTAG